ATTTCAGGATTGATTTTAAGTAACATAATCAATATGATTCTACGTATATCATATTGTGGATGGTTTATCCATAAGTTTTACAAAGAATTATACACTGaatcttcatcatttttattcaattttagGAACTTTGGAACAATCTTGACATCCGGTTTGCTCATAAGTGTCGTGAATTGGTGGATTATTGGATACGTTAGAAACTTCAAACAACTAGCAATCAATATAACACTTGCATTGGTCTTATTAGgtataattttattcaaagaaaGACGAGCCATTCAACAACTAATGGGCAGAAATAAACGTTCGGAGGCAAAACTTATATAAACAACTAAGTAAGAAATGTACATTCTCTTGATTATAATCTAAATTACCACTAACAGGAGTGTTTATAATACGAATATCTCCAGGTGAAACTAATTAACACACCCATCTTTCTTCAACTCATagatttttaatatttactGGCACATTCAGTAAGTTCGTTTTACATAAAAAAAACTCATcagttaaaaataaatgattttaaataattaattcaGTTTTAAATGTTTAATAGAAGATTAGATAACAAGATTATTTGTGATAATCTTAGGCTATAGAAGATTCCAGTGGTGTTAAATGAACTTTGAGAAAGATGAGTGAGAACACTGCCGCTAGGTCACGGTTGGAAGAACTTCCtgataaagaagataagGTAATTAGATTGGTCACATTTAATGTCAATGGTATTCGTactttatttcattatcagCCCTTCTCACAGATGAACCAATCATTAGTTAAtgtatttgattatttcaATGCTGATATAATTACTTTTCAAGAATTAAAGACAGAGAAGTTGAGCATTTCTAAATGGGGAAAAGTCGATGGTTATTATTCTTTCATTTCATTGCCAACTGTTAAAAAGGGATATTCTGGGGTTGGGTGTTGGGTTCGAATGTTTCCTGATGACCATCCACTTCATGATTCAATGAAAGTGGTGAAAGCTGAAGAAGGTATAACTGGCTGCTTGAGTGTTAAGAATGGTCAAGAGGAAATACGATATAAAGATGATCAAAATATTGGAATTGGTGGATATAATTCGTTAGGTTACGATAATGAAAGTGAGGCATTACATTTAGATAGCGAAGGAAGGTGTGTTATTATAGAATTAGCATGTAATATGGTTATCATTTCTACATACTGCCCAGCAAATTCAACATTGACTGATGAAGGGCAACAATTTAGAATAAAGTTTTTGAAAGTATTGTTTAAGAGGATAAGGAATTTGGAGTCAATGGGGAAAAAAGTAGTCTTAATGGgtgatttgaatatatgTCGTGATTTAATTGACCAAGCAGAAGCATTGGAAGTTAATGGCATACGAATACTGCCAGAGACTACTGGAAATATGATAGAAAATGAGTACCCAGATTTGGCAAGCAGTTTCATTTTGAAACCTGAAAGAGTTCAGAGAAGACTGTTGAACCAGATAATAACAGACAGCTTTATCGCAGATCTATCCAAGAATGGATGCATGATAGATACTACAAGATTTATTCAGTCGAagaaaagattaaaaatgtACACTGTTTGGAATACTCTTAAAAATACTCGATCTATCAATTATGGTTCAAGGATAGactttatattattaagtTCAGGATACcaaaatttaatacaaAACGCAAATATATTACCACAAGTCATGGGATCAGACCACTGTCCAGTATACTTAGATATGAAATTGCCTACCGACATCgcatcaaatattgaaattaaaatacCAAGATTTGAAGCCAGGTATAAATACCAATTAACgcataaaaatatttttgagaTGTTAAAGGGAACGGCTAGTAATGCTGACGAAAGCAAAGTGGAGATGGCACCTGGCTTCAGTGAATCCTCTAATCATTCATATAAGATGACTAAAGGAATTAATAAAACCTCATCAATAAAAAGTTTTTTCAAAGTTGAAAACAAAACAGCCAAAAAGAGGACTTCATTACAAGGAAGAGAGATACTAAAAAGGTATGCTAACATCAATTCAAAAAGAGTGATCGTTAACGGTCAAACTACTTTAGCCAAAGTATATGGATTATCAGATGCGCCATTATGTAAGCATGGTGAAAAATGTGTATTGAAGACATCTAGGACAAGTAGTAATTATGGAAAAAAATTCTGGGCTTGCAAAAGGCCAAAAGGTGAGtctaataatgaagattCTTCTTGTGACCATTTTGAATGGGTATAGATATTAGTGACATTCTGAAAATGTATGCAAGGTTATGATTTCATTAAACAGgctttttatatttagtaAAAGTACATATTGAAATTACGTAAAAGTTTATACGATAGAATGCACGATAGAGTGAATTATTCACATTCTTGATCATTttcctcttcttcaataCACCTTCGTAACCAAAGTTTATCGTCTTCTTGGATATCTAATGACCTTATACTATCTGTCTCttgtaatatattcatGACTAAAGGAACCTCAAACAGTTCATCTGTAGATATGTATGTGAATAATGCAGTTATAAACAtgtctttttcttttttccCTACTCTTACGTATCCAACTTGATTTTCtctatttaaaaatgtataCTCTATTGATTCCCCAAAAATACCATATGACTTCACTAATGCAGCATTCAACCATCTTCTCCAAGtcaattcatcaaatcTCACATCCACATCAAATTTTGGATCTTGCGATGTTctatataatttgaatagtTAGTA
The Tetrapisispora phaffii CBS 4417 chromosome 8, complete genome DNA segment above includes these coding regions:
- the APN2 gene encoding DNA-(apurinic or apyrimidinic site) lyase APN2 (similar to Saccharomyces cerevisiae APN2 (YBL019W); ancestral locus Anc_8.165), with translation MSENTAARSRLEELPDKEDKVIRLVTFNVNGIRTLFHYQPFSQMNQSLVNVFDYFNADIITFQELKTEKLSISKWGKVDGYYSFISLPTVKKGYSGVGCWVRMFPDDHPLHDSMKVVKAEEGITGCLSVKNGQEEIRYKDDQNIGIGGYNSLGYDNESEALHLDSEGRCVIIELACNMVIISTYCPANSTLTDEGQQFRIKFLKVLFKRIRNLESMGKKVVLMGDLNICRDLIDQAEALEVNGIRILPETTGNMIENEYPDLASSFILKPERVQRRLLNQIITDSFIADLSKNGCMIDTTRFIQSKKRLKMYTVWNTLKNTRSINYGSRIDFILLSSGYQNLIQNANILPQVMGSDHCPVYLDMKLPTDIASNIEIKIPRFEARYKYQLTHKNIFEMLKGTASNADESKVEMAPGFSESSNHSYKMTKGINKTSSIKSFFKVENKTAKKRTSLQGREILKRYANINSKRVIVNGQTTLAKVYGLSDAPLCKHGEKCVLKTSRTSSNYGKKFWACKRPKGESNNEDSSCDHFEWV
- the POP8 gene encoding ribonuclease P (similar to Saccharomyces cerevisiae POP8 (YBL018C); ancestral locus Anc_8.164); the encoded protein is MSIKKVSPDWYYFKLKLTSQDPKFDVDVRFDELTWRRWLNAALVKSYGIFGESIEYTFLNRENQVGYVRVGKKEKDMFITALFTYISTDELFEVPLVMNILQETDSIRSLDIQEDDKLWLRRCIEEEENDQECE